A region from the Salvia splendens isolate huo1 chromosome 15, SspV2, whole genome shotgun sequence genome encodes:
- the LOC121768128 gene encoding norbelladine synthase-like, whose translation MYGTMSAEMTVDVPATEAWKLYGTLQLPKVAEEANSDFISRVDVVQGDGGAGTILEVIFRPGMGGGMKSFKEKFMVVDNEKRVKEAEVVEGGFLDLGFTLYRMRFNVIEVEGNEKQCITRSTIEYELKEESAANVEIASIKPFTGLMLLCAKYLLRNNDN comes from the exons ATGTACGGAACAATGTCCGCTGAGATGACGGTTGATGTACCGGCAACTGAAGCGTGGAAGCTCTACGGCACTCTACAGCTCCCCAAAGTGGCGGAGGAAGCCAACTCGGACTTTATCAGCCGGGTCGACGTCGTCCAAGGGGACGGCGGCGCCGGAACCATTCTCGAGGTCATTTTCCGTCCAG GGATGGGAGGGGGAATGAAGTCGTTCAAGGAGAAATTCATGGTGGTGGATAACGAGAAGCGTGTGAAGGAGGCAGAGGTTGTGGAAGGTGGATTTCTGGATCTAGGGTTCACGCTGTATCGTATGAGATTCAATGTGATAGAGGTGGAGGGAAACGAGAAGCAGTGTATAACTCGATCTACGATCGAGTACGAGCTCAAAGAAGAATCTGCAGCGAATGTTGAAATCGCTTCCATTAAACCATTCACTGGCCTCATGCTACTCTGTGCTAAGTATTTGCTTcgcaacaatgacaattga
- the LOC121768131 gene encoding norbelladine synthase-like, producing the protein MYGTMSAEMAVDVPATKAWKLYGTLQLPKVAEEDNSDFISWVDVVQGDGGAGTILEVFFRPGMKSFKEKFMVVDNEKRVKEAEVVNGGFLDLGFTMYHIRFNVID; encoded by the exons ATGTACGGAACAATGTCCGCTGAGATGGCGGTTGATGTACCGGCAACCAAAGCGTGGAAGCTCTACGGCACTCTACAGCTCCCCAAAGTGGCGGAGGAAGACAACTCTGACTTTATCAGCTGGGTCGACGTCGTCCAAGGGGACGGCGGCGCCGGAACCATTCTCGAAGTCTTTTTCCGTCCAG GAATGAAGTCGTTCAAGGAGAAATTCATGGTGGTGGATAACGAGAAGCGTGTGAAGGAGGCAGAGGTTGTGAACGGTGGATTTCTGGATCTAGGGTTCACGATGTATCATATCAGATTCAATGTGATAGACTAA
- the LOC121767933 gene encoding norbelladine synthase-like — translation MYGTMSAEMTVDVPATKAWKVYGTRQLPKVAEEANSDFISRVDVVQGDGGAGTILEVVFRPGMRGGMKSFKEKFIVVDNEKRVKEAEVVEGGFLDLGFTLYRMRFNVIEVEGNEKQCITRSTIEYELKEEAAANVEIASIKPFTGLMLLCAKYFLRNNDN, via the exons ATGTATGGAACAATGTCCGCTGAGATGACGGTTGATGTACCGGCAACTAAAGCGTGGAAGGTCTACGGCACTCGACAGCTCCCCAAAGTGGCGGAGGAAGCCAACTCCGACTTTATAAGCCGGGTCGACGTCGTCCAAGGGGACGGCGGCGCCGGAACTATTCTCGAGGTCGTTTTCCGTCCAG GGATGAGAGGGGGAATGAAGTCGTTCAAGGAGAAATTCATAGTGGTGGATAACGAGAAGCGTGTGAAGGAGGCAGAGGTTGTGGAAGGTGGATTTCTGGATCTAGGGTTCACGCTGTATCGTATGAGATTCAATGTGATAGAGGTGGAGGGAAACGAGAAGCAGTGTATAACTCGATCTACGATCGAGTACGAGCTCAAAGAGGAAGCTGCAGCTAATGTTGAAATCGCTTCCATTAAACCTTTCACTGGCCTCATGCTACTCTGTGCTAAGTATTTTCTCcgcaacaatgacaattga